A window from Gammaproteobacteria bacterium encodes these proteins:
- the yegQ gene encoding tRNA 5-hydroxyuridine modification protein YegQ, translating to MKKTPELLSPAGTLKNMRYALAYGADAVYAGQPRYSLRARNNDFDLANLQIGIDEAHALGKKLFVASNISPHNAKIATYMTDMAPVIAMRPDALIMADPGLIMMVRERWPEMPIHLSVQANTVNYATVRFWQSLGIERVILSRELSLNEIAEIRQQCPDTELEVFVHGALCIAYSGRCLLSGYFNHRDPNQGTCTNSCRWDYKVSAATEDATGNLQLATPVTVVPQTAACGDTSRHPHADQAVLIEEPGRPGELMAMEEDEHGTYIMNSKDLRAVEHVQQLVDMGIDCLKIEGRTKSHYYAARTAQVYRQAIDDAVSGQALDPQLLGVLEGLANRGYTDGFYERHHSHETQNYLTGHSRSSEQQFVGEITRIDAQRGLAEVAVKNRFSVGDRLQLIHPDGNRDVILSHMTDLKHQPMEVAPGGGHTVLIPWEMDGTDNGAGLGLIARYLG from the coding sequence GTGAAAAAGACACCCGAACTGCTTTCCCCCGCCGGCACCCTGAAAAATATGCGCTATGCCCTGGCCTACGGCGCCGACGCGGTGTATGCCGGCCAGCCGCGCTACAGCCTGCGGGCGCGCAATAACGATTTTGACCTGGCCAATCTGCAAATCGGCATTGACGAGGCGCACGCCCTGGGCAAGAAGCTGTTCGTGGCCAGCAACATCTCGCCCCACAACGCCAAGATCGCCACCTATATGACGGACATGGCGCCGGTGATTGCGATGCGGCCCGATGCCCTGATCATGGCCGACCCCGGGCTGATCATGATGGTGCGCGAGCGCTGGCCGGAGATGCCCATCCATCTTTCCGTGCAGGCCAACACGGTCAACTATGCGACCGTGCGTTTCTGGCAATCACTGGGGATTGAGCGGGTGATCCTGTCGCGCGAGCTGTCCCTCAACGAGATCGCCGAGATTCGCCAGCAGTGCCCGGATACCGAGCTGGAGGTGTTTGTACACGGCGCGCTGTGTATCGCCTACTCCGGCCGCTGTCTGCTGTCCGGCTACTTCAATCACCGCGACCCCAACCAGGGCACCTGCACCAATTCCTGCCGCTGGGACTACAAGGTCTCTGCCGCCACCGAGGACGCCACCGGCAATCTCCAGCTCGCCACGCCGGTGACCGTTGTCCCCCAGACGGCGGCCTGTGGCGACACCAGCCGCCACCCGCACGCCGACCAGGCCGTGCTCATCGAGGAGCCCGGCCGCCCCGGCGAGCTGATGGCCATGGAGGAAGACGAGCACGGCACCTACATCATGAATTCCAAAGACCTGCGGGCGGTGGAACACGTCCAGCAGCTGGTGGACATGGGTATCGACTGCCTCAAGATCGAGGGCCGCACCAAGTCCCACTATTACGCCGCGCGCACCGCCCAGGTCTATCGCCAGGCCATCGATGACGCCGTCAGCGGCCAGGCGCTCGATCCGCAGTTGCTGGGGGTGCTGGAGGGCTTGGCGAATCGCGGCTACACCGACGGCTTCTATGAGCGCCACCACAGCCACGAGACCCAGAATTACCTGACCGGTCACTCACGCAGCAGCGAGCAGCAATTTGTCGGGGAGATCACCCGCATCGACGCGCAGCGTGGGCTCGCCGAGGTGGCGGTGAAGAACCGTTTTTCGGTCGGCGATCGGCTGCAACTGATCCACCCCGACGGTAACCGGGACGTGATCCTGTCGCACATGACCGATCTCAAACACCAGCCCATGGAGGTCGCCCCCGGCGGTGGCCACACCGTGCTGATCCCCTGGGAGATGGACGGCACCGATAACGGCGCAGGACTTGGCCTCATCGCCCGGTATCTCGGCTAA
- a CDS encoding TRAP transporter substrate-binding protein, translated as MPRHLLSILSLFIALLLTACNQPPQPTTAAPAAEPDKTYDWKLVTTWPPNFPIFQEGVERFAQEVKTLSNGKLNIKVYAGGELVPPLQTFDAVSQGTVEMGHGAAYYWAGKIPAAQFFTAVPFGMNAQGMNAWLYAGGGLELWRELYKPHNLVPFPMGNTGVQMGGWFNKKVDTIADLKGLKMRIPGLGGKVFAKAGGTPVLMAGGEIYTALDRGTIDATEWVGPFHDERLGLYRAAKYYYYPGWQEPGPVLELTVNAEAWASLSPDLQKAIETASTAANTWWLAQFEAKNLAALAKLKNDHHVQIYPFPDEVIGELRSLSKVVLEEEAEKDADFRRIYQAYQAFSDNNDSWNTLSESAYATARKP; from the coding sequence ATGCCCCGACACCTTCTATCCATTCTGAGCCTTTTCATCGCGCTGCTACTGACCGCCTGCAACCAGCCGCCCCAGCCCACCACGGCGGCGCCCGCCGCGGAGCCCGACAAGACCTATGACTGGAAACTGGTCACCACCTGGCCGCCCAACTTTCCCATCTTCCAGGAGGGTGTGGAGCGTTTTGCGCAGGAGGTGAAGACCCTCAGCAACGGCAAGCTCAACATCAAGGTCTACGCCGGCGGCGAACTGGTGCCACCGCTGCAGACCTTCGACGCCGTGTCGCAGGGCACGGTGGAGATGGGCCACGGCGCGGCCTATTACTGGGCGGGCAAGATCCCCGCCGCCCAGTTTTTCACCGCCGTACCCTTTGGCATGAACGCCCAGGGCATGAATGCCTGGCTGTACGCCGGCGGCGGGCTGGAGCTGTGGCGTGAACTGTACAAACCCCACAACCTGGTGCCCTTCCCCATGGGCAACACCGGCGTGCAGATGGGCGGCTGGTTCAACAAAAAGGTCGATACCATCGCCGACCTCAAGGGCCTGAAGATGCGCATCCCCGGCCTGGGCGGCAAGGTGTTTGCCAAGGCCGGCGGTACCCCGGTGTTGATGGCCGGCGGCGAGATCTACACCGCCCTGGATCGCGGCACCATCGACGCCACGGAATGGGTGGGCCCCTTCCACGACGAGCGCCTCGGGCTGTATCGCGCCGCCAAATACTACTACTACCCCGGCTGGCAGGAACCCGGCCCGGTGCTGGAACTGACCGTCAACGCCGAGGCCTGGGCGAGCCTCAGCCCGGACCTGCAAAAGGCCATCGAGACGGCCTCCACCGCCGCCAACACCTGGTGGCTGGCGCAGTTTGAGGCAAAGAATCTTGCCGCCCTTGCAAAACTCAAAAACGACCACCATGTACAGATTTACCCATTTCCGGACGAGGTGATTGGCGAACTGCGCAGCCTGTCGAAGGTGGTGCTGGAGGAAGAGGCCGAGAAAGATGCCGATTTCCGGCGCATCTACCAGGCCTACCAGGCCTTCTCCGACAACAACGACAGCTGGAACACCCTGTCCGAGTCCGCCTACGCCACGGCCCGTAAACCCTAG
- a CDS encoding MbcA/ParS/Xre antitoxin family protein — MPDLNHQQQIDLTILIVTLLDDWQVGNADKITLLALPAKTRTRALPRYLQGNPLPFTPQILQHIEHLLGIADALRLANPRNAQAGALWLRRPLSRLQGRTPLEIMLTEGLPGIITVRKHLDCSYDWHTDAQSHRPMK; from the coding sequence ATGCCAGACCTCAACCATCAGCAACAAATCGACCTGACGATCCTCATCGTCACCCTGCTGGACGACTGGCAGGTCGGCAATGCCGACAAGATCACCCTGCTGGCCCTACCGGCAAAAACGCGCACGCGCGCCCTGCCACGCTACCTACAGGGCAACCCGCTGCCCTTCACGCCGCAAATCCTGCAACACATCGAACATCTATTGGGAATCGCCGACGCCCTACGGCTCGCCAACCCGCGCAACGCCCAGGCCGGCGCCCTGTGGCTGCGCCGCCCCCTGTCGCGCCTGCAGGGGCGAACGCCGCTGGAGATCATGCTCACCGAGGGCCTGCCCGGGATCATCACCGTACGCAAGCATCTCGACTGCTCCTACGACTGGCACACCGACGCGCAGTCACATAGGCCGATGAAATAG
- a CDS encoding EF-hand domain-containing protein, with protein MKTLCIVSTGFCLSLSVMAATAAAPTFDGLDRNADGYISKDEAKAYKGMHKNWSKVDTNKDGRVNIDEFIKFESTGRFEPPQDAETPELGAAPM; from the coding sequence ATGAAAACACTCTGCATTGTCAGCACAGGATTCTGTTTATCGCTCAGCGTAATGGCGGCGACGGCTGCCGCGCCGACATTTGACGGACTCGACCGCAACGCCGACGGCTACATCAGCAAAGATGAAGCCAAGGCTTACAAGGGCATGCATAAAAACTGGTCCAAGGTTGACACCAATAAGGACGGCCGCGTCAATATTGATGAATTCATCAAATTTGAATCCACCGGCCGCTTCGAGCCACCGCAAGACGCTGAAACCCCTGAACTCGGCGCGGCACCAATGTAA
- a CDS encoding heme-binding protein → MKTFRVLSLLLPALLLTGVISTSQAEEQPVTINIKRMSLDTALTATKATIDACRKEGVQITVTVIDRGGHPQAILRDVLAMDVSIAISRDKAYTAMSFNSPTGSLEGRFGGSYGVPKTPGLLIARGGLPIAAGGTIFGAIGVSGAPSGETDEKCAQAGIDAIMDDLQMSIE, encoded by the coding sequence ATGAAAACGTTTCGGGTGTTATCCCTTTTGCTGCCGGCCCTACTACTCACCGGCGTAATCTCCACCAGCCAGGCCGAGGAACAACCGGTGACGATCAACATCAAGCGCATGTCGCTGGATACCGCGCTGACGGCCACCAAGGCCACTATCGACGCCTGCCGCAAGGAGGGCGTGCAGATCACGGTGACGGTGATCGACCGTGGCGGCCACCCGCAGGCGATCCTGCGCGACGTGCTGGCGATGGACGTCTCCATTGCCATCAGCCGCGACAAGGCCTACACCGCGATGTCGTTTAACTCGCCCACCGGCAGCCTGGAAGGTCGCTTCGGCGGCAGCTATGGCGTACCCAAGACCCCCGGCCTGCTGATCGCCCGCGGCGGTCTGCCCATTGCCGCCGGCGGCACCATCTTCGGCGCCATCGGCGTCTCCGGTGCACCCTCGGGCGAGACCGACGAAAAATGCGCCCAGGCCGGGATCGACGCCATCATGGACGACCTGCAGATGTCTATCGAGTAG
- a CDS encoding thioredoxin family protein: MVRTETPICDFGAPAIDFSLPGVDGKTWTLADCAGEKGLLVMFICNHCPYVQSIRERIVRDARELKALGVNAVAIMSNDPTDYAEDSFENMQAVAREFDFPFPYLLDETQEIAKRYGAVCTPDFFGYNADLQLQYRGRLDESRKERVADARRDLFEAMKQVAETGRGPEAQIPSMGCSIKWKQEPE; encoded by the coding sequence ATGGTCAGAACAGAAACCCCGATCTGTGATTTTGGCGCCCCCGCAATCGATTTTTCCCTGCCCGGTGTGGACGGCAAGACCTGGACCCTGGCCGACTGCGCGGGTGAAAAGGGTCTGCTGGTAATGTTTATCTGCAATCACTGCCCCTATGTGCAGTCGATCCGTGAACGCATCGTGCGTGATGCGCGGGAGCTGAAGGCGCTGGGGGTGAATGCGGTGGCCATCATGTCCAACGATCCGACGGATTATGCGGAAGATTCGTTCGAAAACATGCAGGCCGTGGCCCGCGAGTTTGATTTCCCCTTCCCCTACCTGCTGGATGAGACCCAGGAGATCGCCAAACGCTACGGTGCGGTCTGCACCCCGGATTTTTTCGGTTACAACGCGGATCTGCAGTTGCAGTACCGGGGCCGGCTGGATGAGAGTCGCAAGGAGCGGGTGGCGGATGCGCGGCGTGACCTGTTTGAAGCCATGAAGCAGGTGGCGGAAACGGGCAGGGGGCCGGAGGCGCAGATTCCCAGCATGGGATGCTCCATCAAGTGGAAGCAGGAGCCCGAATAA
- a CDS encoding spermine synthase: protein MSASSTTVTSHDNSHNGKLPLLAIYLLFTLSGFVALIYEGIWARYLKLFLGHSSYGQILTLCIFMGGMGIGALLAARYTRVIKNPFLTYAAIELLIGVGGLFYHDLYLLSTQGFYQTVAGLGPFTAEGLKILIAVAITAPMAILLGATFPLLGVAVIRVSRDGGQAAFPLLYFTNSIGAAVGILLASYLLIPRLGTEGSLHLAALGNGLIALGFFFIGKALQAELIRPGERFCAVEAPPTGQAQGPGVLAFSTTLFLGLSLLTGFASFVYEIDWIRLLSLLLGASTHSFDIMVSAFVLGLACGGLAAKKLLQKTRHVIILLAVAQLVMGAFALTSIYFYEFAFSTMEHSRDYLDKTEQGYWLFSLLKYGLSLFLMFPTTFIAGMTLPIITFYLMNVTRSEKTVGAVYGFNTIGAILGAIIAGLVLMPLLQLKMTIAVGAFIDIGIGLSLLALYRRAHRHSPGLLGSPIPLAAAVVVALLMITPLLFVSLNPKIIAAGWFRRTAFVMPDEQVTVRDGKTATISLHEVDGIKIIKTNGKTDASVGGTKGEDTQAALAFLPMSMLDQPYEAAIIGLGSGMTAHFMLGDPLLQQMDLIEIEQEMVNLARRIMPANRRVYEDPRVKLVIDDARTYFSATQKKYDVIISEPSNPWVSGVSSLFSKEFYHHSKRYLKPGGILVQWMHLPEFNSELMLTIISALNTAFPHVKVYHSPYVENDVLLVASEQDFNADKYTRFYDSETIAMDFRQMRKPVGYYSNRNYIASIDTLRLLSENSQPNSDYIPLIDSGAERAFYLRQTVDLFDPLANSIVSYQELTEAAYFQKMLQERYRYYANYRPDQRLLGQLALQLRNADQRSNWGQLEAMLYQSMPAPILRDLWHKLDVVGQFRQHVDAGTPPEKTRLFFQFLDNVAHNRFTDNGPIIQRIVQQLGDQKLGPVIVRALAINAAMLKDGALYNSVLSTYVTGNSEVSDRDKAYLSAIQKKWFRPGRS from the coding sequence ATGTCAGCTTCCAGCACCACTGTTACCTCACACGATAACTCCCACAACGGCAAGCTCCCGCTGCTGGCCATCTACCTGCTGTTCACCCTGTCCGGCTTCGTCGCGCTGATTTACGAGGGCATCTGGGCCCGCTATCTGAAGCTTTTTCTGGGCCACTCCTCCTACGGCCAGATCCTCACCCTGTGCATCTTCATGGGCGGCATGGGCATCGGCGCCCTGCTGGCCGCCCGCTACACCCGCGTCATCAAGAATCCGTTTCTGACCTACGCCGCCATCGAGCTGCTGATCGGTGTCGGCGGCCTTTTCTATCACGACCTCTACCTCCTCAGCACCCAGGGCTTCTATCAAACTGTGGCGGGCCTGGGCCCCTTCACCGCCGAGGGGCTGAAGATCCTCATTGCGGTAGCGATCACCGCCCCCATGGCGATCCTGCTGGGCGCCACCTTTCCGCTGCTGGGGGTGGCGGTGATCCGGGTCAGCCGGGACGGGGGCCAGGCCGCCTTTCCCCTGCTCTACTTCACCAATTCCATCGGCGCCGCGGTGGGCATCCTGCTGGCCTCGTACCTGCTGATCCCCCGGCTGGGCACCGAGGGCTCCCTGCACCTGGCGGCGCTGGGCAACGGCCTGATCGCCCTCGGTTTTTTCTTCATCGGCAAGGCCCTGCAGGCTGAGCTGATTCGACCGGGCGAACGCTTCTGCGCGGTGGAGGCGCCGCCGACGGGACAGGCGCAAGGCCCCGGGGTGCTGGCCTTCTCCACCACCCTGTTCCTCGGCCTGAGCCTGCTCACCGGCTTCGCCTCCTTCGTCTACGAGATCGACTGGATACGCCTGCTGAGCCTGCTGCTCGGCGCCAGCACCCACTCCTTCGACATCATGGTCTCCGCCTTTGTCCTGGGCCTCGCCTGCGGCGGACTGGCGGCCAAGAAGCTGCTGCAAAAGACCCGCCACGTAATCATCCTGCTGGCCGTGGCGCAACTGGTGATGGGCGCCTTCGCCCTCACCAGCATCTATTTCTACGAATTCGCCTTCAGCACCATGGAGCACTCGCGGGACTACCTCGACAAGACCGAGCAGGGTTACTGGCTGTTCTCGCTGCTCAAATACGGCCTCAGCCTGTTCCTGATGTTCCCCACCACCTTCATCGCCGGCATGACCCTGCCCATCATCACCTTCTACCTGATGAATGTGACGCGCAGTGAAAAAACCGTCGGCGCGGTATATGGCTTCAACACCATCGGTGCGATCCTCGGTGCGATCATTGCCGGACTGGTGCTGATGCCCCTGCTGCAGCTGAAGATGACCATCGCCGTCGGCGCCTTCATCGACATTGGCATCGGCCTGAGCCTGCTGGCCCTGTACCGGCGCGCGCACCGGCACAGCCCGGGCCTGCTGGGCTCACCCATCCCCCTGGCCGCCGCCGTGGTGGTTGCGCTGCTGATGATCACCCCGCTGCTGTTTGTCAGCCTCAACCCCAAGATCATCGCCGCCGGCTGGTTCCGCCGCACCGCGTTTGTGATGCCCGACGAGCAGGTCACCGTACGCGACGGCAAAACCGCCACCATCTCCCTGCACGAGGTGGACGGCATCAAGATCATCAAGACCAACGGCAAGACCGATGCCTCGGTGGGCGGCACCAAGGGCGAGGACACCCAGGCGGCGCTCGCCTTCCTGCCCATGTCGATGCTTGACCAGCCCTACGAGGCGGCGATCATCGGCCTGGGCAGCGGCATGACCGCCCACTTTATGTTGGGCGACCCGCTGCTACAGCAGATGGATCTCATCGAGATCGAACAGGAGATGGTCAACCTGGCGCGGCGCATCATGCCGGCGAATCGCCGGGTCTATGAAGATCCGCGCGTCAAGCTGGTGATCGACGACGCCCGCACCTATTTCAGCGCCACGCAAAAAAAGTATGACGTGATTATTTCCGAGCCCTCCAATCCATGGGTCAGCGGCGTATCCAGCCTGTTCAGCAAGGAATTTTATCACCACAGCAAACGCTACCTGAAACCCGGCGGCATTCTGGTGCAATGGATGCATCTGCCGGAATTCAACAGCGAGCTGATGCTAACCATTATTAGCGCCCTTAATACCGCCTTTCCCCACGTCAAGGTCTACCACTCGCCGTACGTGGAAAATGATGTGTTGCTGGTGGCCAGCGAACAGGATTTTAATGCCGACAAATACACCCGCTTTTATGACAGCGAAACCATCGCCATGGATTTCCGGCAGATGCGCAAACCCGTCGGCTATTACTCTAACCGCAATTACATCGCCTCGATCGACACCCTTCGCCTGCTCTCCGAGAACAGCCAGCCAAACAGCGATTACATTCCGCTGATCGACTCCGGCGCGGAGCGCGCGTTTTATCTGCGCCAGACCGTCGACCTGTTTGATCCGCTGGCCAACAGCATCGTCTCCTACCAGGAACTCACCGAAGCCGCCTATTTCCAGAAAATGCTGCAGGAGCGTTACCGCTATTATGCAAACTATCGCCCGGATCAACGGCTGCTCGGACAGCTCGCCCTGCAGCTGCGCAACGCCGACCAGCGCAGCAACTGGGGGCAACTGGAGGCCATGCTCTATCAGTCCATGCCCGCCCCCATCCTGCGCGACCTGTGGCACAAACTGGATGTCGTTGGCCAGTTTCGCCAGCATGTCGATGCCGGCACCCCGCCGGAAAAGACCCGGCTGTTTTTCCAGTTTCTGGATAACGTCGCCCACAACCGCTTCACCGATAACGGGCCGATCATCCAGCGCATCGTGCAACAGCTCGGCGACCAAAAGCTGGGGCCGGTCATCGTCCGTGCACTGGCCATCAATGCCGCCATGCTGAAGGATGGGGCCCTGTACAACAGCGTGCTCTCCACCTATGTCACCGGCAACAGTGAGGTCAGTGACAGGGACAAGGCCTACCTGTCGGCGATACAGAAAAAATGGTTCCGGCCTGGCCGATCGTAA
- a CDS encoding peptidylprolyl isomerase produces MTIAENKVVTLHYTLTDDAGTVIDKSDDGSFLYLHGASNIIPGLENALTGKTTGDELKVTVKPEEAYGVRDDARLESVPREMFPEDTEIEAGMQFHAEGPEGQTITVSVVEVTDETVTVDGNHPLAGVQLNFNVKIVEVRDASAEEMEHGHVHGPHGHHH; encoded by the coding sequence ATGACCATTGCCGAAAACAAGGTAGTCACCCTGCATTACACACTCACCGATGACGCCGGCACCGTTATCGACAAGTCCGACGACGGCAGCTTTCTGTACCTGCACGGCGCCAGCAACATCATTCCCGGCCTGGAGAACGCCCTGACCGGCAAGACTACCGGCGACGAGCTCAAGGTCACCGTGAAACCGGAAGAGGCCTACGGGGTGCGTGATGACGCCCGCCTCGAAAGCGTGCCCCGGGAGATGTTCCCCGAAGACACCGAGATCGAAGCCGGCATGCAATTCCACGCCGAAGGCCCCGAAGGCCAGACCATCACCGTGTCCGTGGTCGAGGTCACCGACGAGACCGTCACCGTGGACGGCAACCATCCGCTGGCCGGCGTGCAACTCAACTTCAACGTCAAGATCGTCGAGGTGCGCGACGCCTCCGCCGAAGAAATGGAGCACGGCCATGTGCACGGCCCACATGGTCATCATCACTAG
- the uvrD gene encoding DNA helicase II translates to MDVSHIIDDLNEAQREAVCAPPEHVLVLAGAGSGKTRVLVHRIAWLVATEGLSPYGILAVTFTNKAAAEMRGRIEDLLQLPVGGMWVGTFHSLAHRLLRTHWKDAGLPQTFQILDSEDQQRAIKRVIRSLDLDDTQWPAKQSQWFINARKDEGQRPEHIEHFGDPYQKTMIRIYQTYEEMCQRSGLVDFAELLLRAHELWLKNPHVLAHYQERFRHILVDEFQDTNSIQYAWVRILAGNKSRVFAVGDDDQSIYGWRGAKIENIQQYTRDFPGTRTVKLEQNYRSTANILNAANALIANNDDRLGKNLWTADADGEAIQLYSAFNERDEARFIADQIQDWVDDGKPYKDNAILYRSNAQSRVIEEALIQAGIPYRVYGGMRFFERAEIKDALAYLRLIANCHDDAAFERVVNTPTRGIGDKTVSAARDYARQHSIALWAAAEALVEQKQLPARATAALGAFLELITRLASDTDGMDLYEQMEHTLHHSTLLEHYKKERGEKGQARVENLEELVNAAKYFEQAETPEDEEEMDELSAFLSHAALEAGDNQADGSQDGAQLMTLHSAKGLEFPQVFLAGVEEGLFPHQMSLEEPGRLAEERRLCYVGITRARQRLFLTHAETRRLYGNETYPHRSRFISEIPAELMQEVRLGGSVSYAAQGTARFSSVQDPSVNGMRLGQRVIHAKFGDGVVLNLEGQGAQARVQVNFDGLGSKWLMMEYANLQPA, encoded by the coding sequence ATGGACGTTTCCCACATTATCGATGACCTCAACGAGGCCCAGCGCGAGGCGGTGTGCGCCCCGCCCGAACACGTACTGGTGCTGGCCGGTGCCGGCAGCGGCAAGACCCGCGTGCTGGTGCACCGCATTGCCTGGCTGGTCGCCACCGAGGGCCTGTCGCCCTACGGCATCCTCGCGGTGACCTTCACCAACAAGGCCGCCGCCGAGATGCGCGGGCGCATCGAAGACCTGTTGCAGCTGCCGGTCGGCGGCATGTGGGTCGGCACCTTCCACTCACTGGCCCATCGCCTGCTGCGCACCCACTGGAAGGACGCCGGCCTGCCGCAGACCTTCCAGATTCTCGACAGCGAGGACCAGCAACGCGCCATCAAGCGGGTGATCCGCAGCCTCGACCTCGACGACACCCAGTGGCCCGCCAAACAATCGCAGTGGTTCATCAACGCCCGCAAGGACGAGGGCCAGCGCCCCGAGCACATCGAGCACTTCGGTGATCCCTACCAAAAGACCATGATCCGCATCTACCAGACCTATGAGGAGATGTGCCAGCGCTCCGGGCTGGTGGACTTCGCCGAGCTGCTGCTGCGCGCCCACGAACTGTGGCTGAAGAATCCGCACGTGCTGGCGCACTACCAGGAACGCTTCCGCCACATCCTGGTGGACGAATTCCAGGACACCAACAGCATCCAGTACGCCTGGGTGCGCATCCTCGCCGGCAACAAATCGCGTGTGTTTGCGGTGGGGGACGACGACCAGTCCATCTACGGCTGGCGCGGCGCGAAAATCGAAAACATCCAGCAATACACCCGTGATTTTCCCGGCACCCGCACCGTGAAACTGGAACAGAACTACCGTTCCACCGCCAACATCCTCAACGCCGCCAATGCGCTGATCGCCAACAACGACGACCGGCTCGGCAAAAACCTGTGGACCGCCGACGCAGACGGCGAGGCCATCCAGCTCTATTCCGCCTTCAACGAACGTGACGAGGCCCGCTTCATCGCCGACCAGATCCAGGACTGGGTGGATGACGGCAAGCCCTACAAGGACAACGCCATCCTGTATCGCTCCAACGCCCAGTCCCGCGTCATCGAAGAGGCGCTGATCCAGGCCGGTATCCCGTATCGCGTGTACGGCGGCATGCGCTTTTTCGAGCGCGCCGAGATCAAGGACGCCCTGGCCTATCTGCGGCTCATCGCCAACTGTCACGATGACGCGGCCTTTGAACGGGTGGTCAACACACCGACCCGCGGCATCGGCGACAAGACCGTCAGCGCCGCGCGCGATTACGCCCGCCAGCACAGCATCGCGCTGTGGGCGGCGGCCGAGGCGCTGGTCGAGCAAAAACAGCTGCCGGCGCGGGCCACCGCCGCGCTGGGCGCCTTTCTCGAACTGATCACCCGCCTGGCCAGCGATACCGACGGCATGGATCTTTACGAGCAGATGGAACACACCCTGCACCACAGCACCCTGCTCGAGCATTACAAAAAGGAACGCGGCGAAAAGGGCCAGGCGCGGGTGGAAAACCTGGAGGAACTGGTCAACGCCGCCAAGTACTTTGAGCAGGCCGAGACCCCGGAAGACGAAGAAGAGATGGACGAACTGTCCGCCTTTCTGTCTCACGCCGCACTGGAGGCTGGCGACAACCAGGCCGATGGCTCGCAGGACGGCGCACAGCTGATGACCCTGCACTCCGCCAAGGGTCTCGAATTCCCGCAGGTGTTTCTGGCCGGGGTGGAAGAGGGGCTGTTCCCGCATCAGATGTCGCTGGAGGAACCGGGCCGCCTCGCCGAGGAGCGCCGCCTCTGTTATGTAGGTATCACCCGCGCCCGCCAGCGCCTGTTCCTCACCCACGCCGAGACCCGGCGGCTGTACGGCAACGAAACCTATCCGCATCGCTCACGCTTCATCAGCGAGATCCCCGCCGAGCTGATGCAGGAGGTGCGATTGGGGGGCAGTGTCAGCTATGCCGCGCAAGGCACGGCGCGGTTTTCCTCCGTGCAGGACCCGTCCGTCAACGGCATGCGCCTCGGCCAGCGGGTGATCCACGCCAAGTTTGGCGATGGCGTGGTGCTCAACCTCGAGGGCCAGGGCGCCCAGGCCCGCGTGCAGGTTAACTTCGACGGCCTGGGCAGCAAGTGGCTGATGATGGAATACGCCAACCTGCAACCGGCCTGA
- a CDS encoding delta-class carbonic anhydrase produces MKKRAVIMCAISALLPVCAIASSKGADAHGEVADQVVAKQRDALAANTKGKGFGPQSPRDIDSSRGNNGRIFRAAPDSTGMSLCNIHFHKNAEHKGGEFTQYAGNGDGHGYQSGYKYSGKLSAAELASASVCPSEHGSLSAGDTIEVHYVHSTAQVQPGPTLGSCLSDAINNPQLRVETQVYVLVNDKSALDFGKLTQHGLKDGLHQASNIPDNTGTPVQYAGSTTGPGYNEKGSPFQVTWSVRPKVAKVNIETVGDWCKGNVFNEDHAHGVRNLVTNPDLLSKF; encoded by the coding sequence ATGAAGAAAAGAGCGGTCATTATGTGTGCAATATCGGCGCTACTACCCGTGTGTGCCATTGCAAGCAGTAAGGGGGCGGATGCCCACGGTGAGGTCGCTGATCAAGTGGTTGCTAAGCAGCGTGACGCGCTTGCAGCAAACACGAAGGGCAAAGGTTTCGGGCCCCAGTCTCCGCGTGATATCGATTCAAGTAGGGGCAATAACGGACGCATCTTCAGAGCCGCGCCTGACTCTACAGGGATGAGCCTCTGTAATATCCATTTTCACAAAAACGCTGAACATAAGGGCGGTGAGTTTACCCAGTATGCGGGTAACGGCGATGGCCACGGTTACCAAAGTGGTTACAAGTATTCTGGAAAGCTGAGTGCTGCAGAGCTGGCGTCTGCCAGCGTCTGTCCGAGCGAACACGGTAGCCTTTCTGCTGGAGACACGATCGAAGTTCATTACGTGCACTCAACCGCGCAGGTTCAGCCGGGTCCAACCTTGGGTTCATGCCTGAGTGATGCAATTAATAATCCGCAGTTGCGTGTAGAGACTCAGGTATATGTATTGGTCAATGATAAAAGTGCTTTGGACTTTGGAAAATTGACTCAGCACGGCTTAAAGGATGGTTTGCATCAAGCATCGAATATTCCTGACAATACGGGCACGCCTGTTCAGTACGCTGGATCAACGACAGGACCTGGTTACAATGAAAAAGGCTCCCCTTTTCAGGTGACATGGAGCGTTCGCCCCAAGGTCGCTAAGGTTAACATTGAGACGGTAGGCGATTGGTGTAAAGGCAATGTTTTTAATGAAGATCATGCGCATGGTGTAAGAAACCTGGTAACCAATCCAGACCTTCTTTCAAAGTTCTAG